A portion of the Calothrix sp. 336/3 genome contains these proteins:
- a CDS encoding photosystem II manganese-stabilizing polypeptide — translation MRFRALIAALMAVCLGFLTACSEAPEASARDLLTYEQIRGTGLANKCPQLSETSRGSIPIEGGQSFKLKELCMEPVNYFVKEEPANKRQQAEFIPGKVLTRKTSSLDQIQGDLIVNKDGSITFKEIDGFDFQAITVQLPGGERVPFFFTVKNLVAQSQAGLTSINTSTDFEGAFRVPSYRGATFLDPKGRGVASGYDNAVALPAQSDDEELTRANVKRTEVLNGKISLNIAKVNSSTGEIAGTFESEQPSDTDLGAGEPKEVKVRGLFYARVEPNA, via the coding sequence ATGAGGTTTCGCGCTTTAATTGCTGCCCTAATGGCTGTTTGCCTAGGGTTTCTTACAGCTTGTAGTGAAGCTCCAGAAGCTAGTGCTAGAGATTTACTTACCTACGAACAAATCAGGGGTACAGGTTTAGCAAACAAATGTCCCCAGTTATCGGAAACTAGCCGTGGTTCCATACCCATTGAAGGTGGACAGTCTTTCAAGCTCAAAGAACTGTGCATGGAACCAGTTAATTATTTTGTCAAAGAAGAGCCAGCTAACAAACGTCAACAAGCAGAATTCATTCCTGGTAAAGTGTTGACTCGCAAAACCTCTTCCCTCGATCAGATTCAAGGTGATCTCATAGTCAACAAAGACGGTAGCATCACCTTCAAAGAAATAGATGGCTTTGATTTCCAAGCTATCACCGTCCAATTGCCAGGTGGTGAACGAGTTCCTTTCTTCTTTACTGTGAAGAATTTAGTTGCTCAGTCTCAAGCTGGATTAACTAGCATTAACACCTCCACTGATTTTGAAGGTGCTTTCCGAGTTCCTTCCTATCGCGGCGCAACTTTCTTAGATCCTAAAGGTCGGGGTGTTGCTAGTGGTTATGACAATGCTGTTGCCTTACCTGCACAATCTGACGATGAAGAACTTACCCGCGCTAACGTTAAGCGTACAGAAGTTCTCAACGGCAAAATCTCCCTGAATATTGCGAAAGTCAATAGTTCTACAGGTGAAATTGCTGGCACCTTTGAGAGTGAACAACCTTCCGATACAGACTTAGGAGCAGGTGAACCTAAGGAAGTCAAAGTGCGTGGTTTATTCTATGCTCGCGTTGAACCTAATGCCTAA
- a CDS encoding MBL fold metallo-hydrolase — protein MKITRIDLNSWLLQIANQTILVDPWLVDPLVFYGQPWLFTAYHNTPVAYTPASLPQVDLILISQGLDDHCHKPTLEQLDRNIPVVASPTATSTVKSLGYKTIVSLAPWQSYTLGNKVEITAVPGAEVQPGQMENGYVVEDREKQTKLYYEPHLFRPESGIGERFSQVDVAIAPVVEQIFPLLGQVIMGAKEAMKLIETLNPRFILPNAQGDIRASGILPKFIRTVGSVEEFRQQLIASGMKTELITPEPGETVNIELTSFSTTERC, from the coding sequence ATGAAAATTACTCGCATTGATTTAAATAGCTGGCTGCTGCAAATAGCCAACCAAACTATCCTTGTTGACCCCTGGTTAGTTGATCCCCTGGTATTTTACGGGCAACCCTGGCTGTTTACGGCGTATCATAATACACCTGTTGCCTACACTCCAGCAAGCTTACCCCAAGTAGACTTAATTCTCATATCTCAAGGGCTAGATGACCATTGCCATAAACCCACCCTAGAGCAACTAGATCGGAATATACCTGTGGTGGCATCTCCAACGGCGACATCTACTGTGAAAAGTTTAGGTTATAAGACTATTGTCTCCTTGGCTCCTTGGCAAAGTTATACTCTGGGTAACAAAGTAGAAATTACCGCAGTTCCAGGTGCAGAGGTTCAACCTGGTCAAATGGAAAATGGTTATGTTGTAGAAGATAGGGAAAAACAGACCAAGCTCTACTACGAACCCCACCTTTTCCGACCGGAATCAGGTATCGGAGAACGTTTTAGCCAAGTTGATGTGGCGATCGCCCCTGTAGTGGAACAGATTTTCCCCCTCTTGGGACAGGTAATCATGGGAGCAAAGGAGGCAATGAAATTAATCGAGACTCTCAATCCCCGCTTTATCTTACCCAACGCCCAGGGAGATATCCGTGCTAGTGGAATTCTACCGAAATTTATTCGTACCGTTGGTAGCGTTGAGGAATTTCGTCAGCAATTAATCGCTTCTGGTATGAAAACAGAGCTAATCACCCCTGAGCCAGGGGAGACAGTCAATATAGAATTAACTTCTTTCAGTACTACAGAGCGCTGCTGA
- the grxC gene encoding glutaredoxin 3 — protein MAATVEIYTWSTCPFCIRAKGLLKKKGVDFTEYCIDGDEVARGKMAERANGKRSLPQIFINDRHIGGCDDIHALDAQGKLDGLLA, from the coding sequence ATGGCTGCAACAGTAGAAATCTATACTTGGAGTACTTGCCCTTTTTGTATTCGCGCTAAAGGTTTACTGAAGAAGAAAGGTGTGGACTTTACGGAATATTGTATTGATGGTGACGAGGTGGCTCGTGGCAAGATGGCAGAAAGAGCCAACGGCAAACGTTCCTTGCCACAAATTTTCATCAACGATCGCCACATTGGTGGTTGTGATGATATCCACGCTTTAGATGCTCAAGGCAAGTTAGATGGGTTATTAGCTTGA
- a CDS encoding NupC/NupG family nucleoside CNT transporter translates to MERAISFLGIIVFIVIAYGLSSNRQAVRWQTIAWGLGLEFVFAILILKTPGGLAVFKSLGDVISNFLSFSDVGAKFVFGDNYKDHFFAFQILPTIIFFSAFISVLYHYRILQLVVNGLAWVMMKTMKTSGAESLSTAGNIFLGPTESPLLVKPYVATMTQSELFAVMTGGFATVAGGVLGAYLSFGVPAEHLVAAFFMTAPTALVVAKLMYPETEIPDTASNVKMDVKSNYVNAVDAATTGAIDGVKLAVNVGVMIIAFLGLLAAANALLGWLGSRVGLPQLSLEWMLSFIMAPVAWLMGVPWADCAQVGALLGKKTILNEFIAYLDLKTLIEQKKISERGIIIATYALCNFANVGSIGIAIGGITGMAPHRQHDLAKMGVRSMVGGLLAGFITACIAGILV, encoded by the coding sequence ATGGAACGTGCCATATCTTTTCTGGGAATCATCGTTTTTATCGTCATAGCCTACGGTTTATCCTCTAATCGTCAGGCAGTGCGATGGCAGACAATTGCCTGGGGTTTGGGGTTAGAATTCGTTTTTGCCATCTTGATTCTGAAAACACCGGGAGGTTTAGCAGTCTTCAAATCCTTAGGTGATGTGATCAGTAATTTTCTCTCTTTTTCGGATGTTGGTGCTAAATTCGTCTTCGGTGACAATTACAAAGACCACTTTTTTGCTTTTCAGATACTACCAACTATTATTTTCTTCTCCGCATTTATCAGTGTTTTATATCACTACAGAATTTTACAACTCGTTGTGAATGGTTTGGCATGGGTGATGATGAAAACCATGAAAACATCCGGTGCGGAGTCCCTTTCTACGGCTGGTAATATTTTCCTTGGTCCCACTGAGTCACCCCTATTGGTCAAACCCTATGTAGCAACGATGACCCAATCTGAGCTATTTGCGGTGATGACTGGGGGTTTTGCGACGGTTGCAGGGGGGGTGTTGGGAGCCTATCTATCCTTTGGTGTGCCAGCAGAACATCTAGTTGCTGCCTTTTTTATGACTGCACCGACTGCTTTGGTTGTTGCCAAGTTAATGTATCCCGAAACTGAGATTCCTGACACAGCCAGCAATGTGAAAATGGATGTGAAAAGTAACTATGTTAACGCTGTTGATGCGGCAACTACGGGGGCGATCGATGGGGTAAAGTTGGCTGTCAATGTTGGTGTGATGATTATTGCCTTTTTAGGTTTATTGGCAGCAGCAAACGCTTTACTGGGGTGGTTGGGTTCTCGCGTTGGTTTACCTCAGTTGTCCTTGGAATGGATGCTATCCTTTATTATGGCTCCCGTGGCTTGGTTAATGGGTGTACCCTGGGCAGACTGTGCACAGGTGGGAGCATTACTGGGTAAGAAAACTATTCTGAATGAATTTATTGCCTATTTGGATTTGAAAACCTTAATTGAACAGAAGAAAATATCTGAGCGGGGGATAATTATTGCTACCTATGCTCTGTGTAATTTTGCGAATGTTGGCTCAATTGGAATTGCCATTGGTGGAATTACAGGAATGGCTCCCCATCGTCAGCATGATTTAGCCAAGATGGGTGTGCGTTCCATGGTGGGGGGTTTGTTAGCAGGTTTTATTACTGCTTGTATTGCTGGAATTTTGGTATAG
- a CDS encoding cell division protein FtsQ/DivIB gives MAGIISVSRTDLAQRRKRLRRQRQMRILQMFWRSFAVTTLAIALLWVTIQPIWILRTPSDIVVSGNQFMSSETIQSLTVVSYPQSLWRIEPAKIAQTLQKQPIIVQAQVTRRLFPPGLLVQVQERIPVAMVSKEPPTAIAERTTGVKIRGKSTNSNRNKTSVGLLDAKGVWMPLDKMTADKLSAKLPSLKVIGLPEQYRLYWALLYQSISQSSLKVNEINWQDSNNLILKTELGSVHLGTPSSQIPEQIKTLTQMRYLHSQLDSQQIDYIDLRKPNFPLVQMNQKVKDIPPEKP, from the coding sequence ATGGCTGGCATAATATCAGTTTCCCGCACAGATTTAGCCCAACGTCGCAAGCGACTACGTCGGCAAAGACAAATGCGAATTCTGCAAATGTTTTGGCGTAGTTTTGCTGTCACTACCTTGGCAATTGCTTTGCTTTGGGTGACTATTCAACCAATTTGGATACTTAGAACGCCCTCAGACATCGTAGTTTCCGGGAATCAGTTCATGTCTAGTGAAACTATTCAATCTCTGACTGTCGTCTCTTATCCTCAGTCTCTGTGGCGAATAGAACCTGCAAAGATTGCTCAGACTTTGCAAAAGCAACCGATAATTGTCCAAGCTCAGGTAACTCGTCGTCTATTCCCACCAGGGTTATTGGTGCAGGTACAAGAAAGAATTCCAGTGGCGATGGTCTCAAAAGAGCCGCCTACGGCGATCGCCGAGCGCACAACCGGGGTGAAAATTCGGGGTAAATCTACTAATAGCAACAGGAACAAAACATCTGTAGGTTTACTTGATGCCAAGGGTGTATGGATGCCACTAGATAAGATGACTGCGGATAAGTTATCTGCAAAACTACCTAGCCTGAAAGTTATCGGCTTACCAGAACAATATCGCCTCTACTGGGCATTACTCTACCAATCTATTAGCCAAAGCTCCCTAAAAGTCAATGAAATTAATTGGCAAGACTCCAATAATCTCATCTTGAAAACAGAATTAGGGAGCGTACATTTAGGCACTCCTAGCTCACAAATTCCAGAACAAATCAAAACACTCACTCAAATGCGCTACTTACACTCACAGTTAGATTCTCAACAAATTGACTACATTGACTTGAGAAAACCTAACTTTCCTTTAGTACAAATGAACCAAAAAGTTAAGGATATCCCACCAGAAAAACCTTGA
- a CDS encoding ATP-binding protein, giving the protein MKNTLNLSRFFKACNPSRTLVMGDAADRRYYIDFSDVRGCKIVEELQRTITRISPDEPTCQLFTGHIGCGKSTELQRLKAELELAGFHVVYFESSQDLDMADIDVSDILLSVARQVSVSLEAIGIKLRPGYFANLFKEIGDFLQTPIELSAEAEFSLGIAKISTRTKDSPQLRNQLRQYLEPRTNSILQAINEEVLDKAIEQLKYRGQKGLVVIVDNLDRVDMRPVASGRSQPEYLFIDRGEQLRRLKCHLVYTIPLALIFSNEYETLKNRLGGGIAPKILPMVRVRQRDNSDYEPGMLLLRQLVLARAFPDLSWDARQELILEIFDHPDTLDRLCRVSGGHIRNLLGLLYSCLQRQDPPFARECLEAVIKDYRDDLLLAINEEEWELLYEVVHQQSLKGESEYQRLLRSMFVFEYRDPAGRWFGISPALAETEKVLAWQQKININAKYC; this is encoded by the coding sequence ATGAAAAATACATTGAATTTATCACGCTTTTTTAAAGCCTGTAATCCTAGCAGAACGCTAGTTATGGGTGATGCGGCGGACAGAAGATATTACATAGACTTTTCTGATGTCCGTGGTTGCAAAATTGTAGAAGAGCTCCAGAGAACTATTACCCGTATTTCTCCTGATGAGCCAACTTGTCAGCTATTTACAGGTCACATAGGCTGTGGCAAATCTACAGAGTTACAGAGATTGAAAGCAGAACTAGAGCTTGCGGGATTTCACGTAGTCTACTTTGAATCCAGTCAAGACTTAGATATGGCAGATATTGACGTGAGTGACATTCTTTTGAGTGTTGCCCGTCAAGTGAGTGTTAGTTTAGAAGCCATAGGAATTAAGCTACGACCAGGTTACTTTGCCAATCTATTCAAGGAAATAGGCGATTTTCTGCAAACACCCATCGAATTATCCGCAGAAGCCGAGTTTTCCCTGGGAATTGCCAAAATTAGTACAAGAACCAAGGATAGTCCCCAGCTACGCAATCAACTGCGGCAATATTTAGAACCCCGCACCAATAGCATTTTGCAAGCGATAAACGAAGAAGTTTTAGATAAGGCTATTGAACAGCTAAAATATCGCGGACAAAAGGGACTAGTTGTGATTGTCGATAACTTGGATCGGGTGGATATGCGTCCAGTCGCATCAGGGCGATCGCAACCCGAATATTTGTTTATCGATCGCGGGGAACAATTACGTAGACTGAAGTGCCATCTTGTATACACAATTCCTCTGGCATTAATTTTTTCTAATGAATATGAAACCCTGAAAAATCGGTTAGGTGGAGGAATTGCCCCCAAAATCTTACCCATGGTACGGGTACGCCAACGTGACAATAGTGACTATGAACCAGGAATGCTGCTACTGCGACAGCTAGTTTTAGCGAGGGCATTTCCTGATTTATCCTGGGATGCGCGTCAAGAATTAATCTTGGAAATCTTCGATCACCCAGACACCTTAGATCGCTTGTGTCGTGTGAGTGGGGGACATATCCGCAACTTACTCGGATTACTTTACAGTTGCTTGCAGAGACAGGATCCACCCTTTGCCCGTGAGTGTTTGGAAGCAGTAATTAAAGATTACCGTGATGATTTGTTGCTAGCGATCAACGAGGAAGAATGGGAACTCCTCTACGAAGTTGTACACCAACAAAGTCTCAAGGGTGAGTCTGAGTATCAGAGACTATTACGGAGTATGTTTGTCTTTGAATACCGCGATCCCGCAGGACGCTGGTTTGGTATTAGTCCAGCTTTAGCTGAAACAGAAAAAGTTTTAGCTTGGCAGCAGAAGATAAATATTAACGCCAAGTACTGCTAG
- a CDS encoding M23 family metallopeptidase produces the protein MNLRKSLGFFSHFLSFIWLMLTPYQMAFAQTTTKNCPIPALERFQRHRVGRGETIASIAENYNLSPATIINMNPTLQSGKVTIGSDILIPPYNGIIIAVSNGETWGQIASRYKVRADALFEINGCKPPSKFAFVPVVQKSANPNISRVNINTSPGDSSQIKLVGYPLPNVSKTTLPYGWQINPQTGDVFFHSGIDLVATVGTPVNSLAAGTVVFAGFQDSYGNLVVINHDGGLQTRYAQLESIRVSVGQRVKIGEIIGNVGTTGQPTSKQPHLHFEVRSSSSLGWKAQDPKTYLQK, from the coding sequence CATTTCCTCAGTTTTATCTGGCTGATGCTTACACCATACCAGATGGCTTTTGCACAAACAACAACTAAAAACTGCCCGATACCAGCTTTAGAACGTTTTCAGCGCCATCGAGTTGGACGTGGTGAAACTATTGCCAGCATTGCTGAGAATTACAACTTGTCACCAGCTACTATTATTAACATGAATCCGACTTTACAGAGCGGGAAAGTCACAATTGGTAGTGATATTTTAATTCCTCCCTACAATGGCATTATCATCGCTGTCAGTAATGGTGAAACTTGGGGACAAATAGCATCTCGATACAAAGTCCGTGCAGATGCTCTGTTTGAAATTAATGGCTGCAAACCACCCTCCAAGTTTGCGTTTGTTCCCGTAGTGCAGAAGTCAGCAAATCCGAACATTTCCAGAGTTAATATCAATACATCCCCTGGGGATTCCAGTCAGATAAAACTAGTGGGCTATCCTTTACCAAATGTCAGCAAAACTACTCTACCCTATGGATGGCAAATCAACCCGCAAACTGGGGACGTGTTTTTTCACAGTGGCATTGATTTAGTGGCAACAGTGGGGACACCCGTCAATAGTTTGGCAGCAGGAACCGTTGTTTTTGCAGGTTTTCAGGACAGTTATGGTAATTTAGTAGTGATTAATCATGATGGTGGGTTACAAACTCGCTACGCTCAACTAGAAAGTATTCGAGTTTCTGTGGGACAAAGGGTCAAAATCGGCGAAATTATTGGCAATGTGGGTACTACAGGGCAACCGACATCAAAACAGCCTCATTTACATTTTGAAGTTCGTTCTAGCTCATCCTTAGGCTGGAAGGCACAGGATCCAAAGACGTATTTACAAAAATAA
- the surE gene encoding 5'/3'-nucleotidase SurE: MTLILTNDDGIDAPGIQALEKAITSTALSKDDSLKIIIAAPQEHQSGCGHQVTTISPISVSRRSEFAYAIAGTPADCVRIAIAHISQEIQWVISGINAGGNLGVDAYISGTVAAVREAAMHGIPGIAISHYRQGKREYDWQRAAMWTGKIIVDLLQRPLEAGSFWNVNLPHLLPEAPEPEIIFCPACTKPLPINYRVEGNEFYYAGVYQNRDRTPGSDVDVCFGGNIAITQLRV; the protein is encoded by the coding sequence ATGACACTGATTCTGACTAACGATGATGGGATAGATGCTCCGGGAATTCAAGCCTTAGAAAAGGCTATTACTTCGACTGCGCTCAGTAAGGATGATTCTCTGAAAATAATTATTGCTGCACCTCAGGAACATCAATCGGGGTGTGGACATCAGGTGACGACAATTAGCCCAATATCAGTCTCTCGTCGTTCGGAATTTGCCTATGCGATCGCGGGGACTCCAGCTGATTGTGTGAGGATTGCGATCGCCCACATTAGCCAGGAAATTCAGTGGGTAATATCGGGAATTAATGCTGGTGGTAACTTGGGTGTGGATGCGTATATTTCTGGTACGGTGGCAGCTGTTCGGGAAGCGGCAATGCATGGAATTCCTGGAATCGCTATCTCCCACTACCGTCAGGGAAAACGGGAATATGACTGGCAACGTGCAGCGATGTGGACGGGGAAAATCATAGTAGATTTACTCCAGCGTCCTTTGGAAGCGGGTAGTTTTTGGAACGTTAATTTACCGCACTTGTTACCAGAAGCACCGGAACCAGAAATTATTTTTTGCCCAGCTTGTACTAAACCTCTGCCAATTAATTATCGAGTTGAAGGTAATGAATTTTACTACGCTGGGGTATACCAAAACCGCGATCGCACTCCTGGAAGTGATGTTGATGTCTGTTTTGGGGGCAATATTGCCATCACTCAGTTACGAGTGTGA
- the gshB gene encoding glutathione synthase codes for MKLAFIIDPIQTLDPCHDSSVALMEASVGLGHQVWVTQANLLSVVDGKAWAILQQVEIIPVELEQGKWVAANPWYRLGDRTFTCLETMDVVLMRTDPPVNDPYLFATYILDYIDQSKTLVVNNPRGIRAANEKMYALQFTKVIPETIVSTDKQVIRQFVEAKGAAILKPLGNKAGEGILFLQAGDRNFNSIVELSTQQGRVPVMVQMYLESAKEGDKRIILLHGEPIGAVNRLSASGEFRNNMAAGGTVAHTEITPRELEICQELADTLRRDGLIFVGIDVIGGYLTEVNVTSPTGIREIDRLSGTRLGRQVIQWLERAKKS; via the coding sequence GTGAAACTGGCTTTTATTATTGATCCCATCCAGACTCTCGATCCCTGTCACGATAGCAGTGTGGCATTGATGGAAGCATCTGTAGGGCTAGGACATCAAGTTTGGGTGACGCAGGCAAATCTCCTGAGTGTCGTGGATGGTAAAGCTTGGGCAATTTTACAACAGGTGGAAATCATTCCTGTGGAGCTAGAGCAGGGAAAATGGGTGGCAGCTAATCCTTGGTATCGTCTAGGCGATCGCACTTTTACTTGCCTAGAAACTATGGATGTAGTATTAATGCGGACAGACCCCCCTGTAAATGACCCCTACCTTTTCGCTACCTATATCCTGGACTACATTGACCAAAGCAAAACCCTAGTTGTTAATAATCCTAGGGGTATCCGAGCTGCTAATGAGAAAATGTATGCCCTGCAATTTACCAAGGTAATACCAGAAACCATTGTCAGTACCGATAAACAGGTGATTCGGCAATTTGTGGAAGCCAAGGGGGCAGCTATTTTAAAACCCCTGGGTAACAAAGCAGGAGAAGGAATTTTATTTTTACAAGCTGGCGATCGCAATTTTAATTCCATTGTCGAACTCAGTACCCAACAAGGAAGGGTACCTGTTATGGTACAAATGTATTTAGAGTCTGCAAAGGAGGGAGACAAAAGGATAATTCTTCTCCACGGTGAACCTATTGGTGCAGTGAATCGACTGTCTGCCAGTGGAGAATTCCGCAATAACATGGCGGCAGGTGGTACTGTTGCTCACACAGAAATCACCCCTAGGGAGCTAGAAATTTGTCAAGAATTGGCGGATACTTTGCGTCGAGATGGTTTAATCTTTGTCGGAATTGATGTGATCGGCGGTTACTTAACAGAAGTTAATGTGACCAGTCCCACTGGTATCCGAGAAATCGATCGCTTAAGTGGAACTCGTCTGGGTCGCCAGGTAATTCAGTGGCTGGAACGCGCCAAAAAATCCTAG
- the ftsZ gene encoding cell division protein FtsZ produces MTLDNNQGLTYKNSQSSGQPGFSLAVNSTNPFNHSGLNFGQNNDIKKIPHDDPRIGDIVPGRVANIKVIGVGGGGGNAVNRMIASDVSGVEFWTINTDAQALTLAAAPSRLQIGQKLTRGLGAGGNPAIGTKAAEESRDEIATALEGADLVFITAGMGGGTGTGAAPIVAEVAKEMGALTVGVVTRPFVFEGRRRASQAEQGIEALKSRVDTLIIIPNNKLLEVIPEQTPMQDAFRYADDVLRQGVQGISDIITIPGLVNVDFADVRAVMADAGSALMGIGVSSGKSRAREAAMAAISSPLLECSIEGARGVVFNITGGSDFTLHEVNAAAETIYEVVDPNANIIFGAVIDDRLQGEVRITVIATGFTGELQAQPPQNTTNSRVVQPQARRPMTPPQPTMNPPAPAPEPKDRTILDLPGFLRDRQKPKN; encoded by the coding sequence ATGACACTTGATAATAACCAAGGGCTTACCTATAAAAATTCCCAATCTTCGGGGCAGCCAGGATTTTCCCTAGCAGTTAATTCTACGAATCCTTTTAACCACTCCGGACTAAATTTTGGGCAAAACAACGATATTAAGAAAATTCCTCATGACGATCCTCGCATTGGTGACATAGTTCCCGGTCGAGTTGCCAACATAAAAGTCATTGGTGTTGGTGGTGGTGGTGGTAACGCTGTCAACCGCATGATTGCCTCTGATGTGAGCGGCGTAGAATTCTGGACAATTAACACTGATGCCCAAGCCTTGACCTTAGCAGCAGCTCCTAGCCGTTTACAAATTGGTCAGAAGCTCACCAGGGGGCTGGGAGCAGGAGGCAACCCCGCGATCGGTACCAAGGCAGCAGAAGAATCACGGGATGAGATTGCTACAGCCTTAGAAGGGGCTGATTTAGTTTTTATTACTGCTGGTATGGGCGGTGGTACAGGTACTGGAGCCGCACCAATTGTGGCAGAAGTCGCCAAGGAAATGGGAGCACTTACTGTTGGTGTTGTCACCCGCCCCTTTGTTTTTGAAGGTCGTCGTCGTGCCAGTCAAGCTGAGCAAGGAATTGAAGCCCTCAAGAGTCGAGTTGATACTCTGATTATTATTCCCAATAACAAGTTGCTGGAAGTTATTCCTGAACAAACTCCTATGCAGGATGCCTTCCGTTACGCTGATGATGTCTTGCGACAAGGTGTGCAAGGTATCTCGGATATCATCACGATCCCCGGTTTAGTCAACGTTGACTTTGCCGATGTCCGAGCAGTAATGGCAGATGCAGGTTCTGCATTGATGGGTATCGGTGTCAGTTCTGGCAAATCACGGGCACGGGAAGCTGCAATGGCAGCTATTTCTTCACCTTTGTTGGAATGTTCTATTGAAGGGGCAAGGGGTGTTGTCTTCAATATTACTGGTGGTAGTGACTTTACTCTCCATGAAGTCAACGCAGCAGCAGAAACTATCTATGAAGTGGTTGATCCCAACGCCAATATTATCTTTGGGGCGGTAATTGACGACAGACTGCAAGGGGAAGTGAGAATTACGGTTATTGCCACTGGCTTTACTGGTGAATTACAAGCCCAGCCACCGCAAAATACTACCAATTCTAGAGTTGTACAGCCCCAAGCTAGGCGACCGATGACTCCTCCTCAACCAACGATGAATCCTCCGGCTCCAGCACCAGAACCGAAGGATAGAACGATACTTGATTTGCCAGGGTTTTTACGGGACAGACAAAAGCCGAAAAATTAA
- a CDS encoding WD40 repeat domain-containing protein — protein sequence MTSTNSQTKDFTEKFSGTLSDYITAIAWSGDTLALASAAGEVVLWQQGNLVNLQTSANGTSVDCLAFSHDGKFLAVGGQDGKVKIWEHTELIYTWENAPAWVDKLVWNPKSHQLAFSLGRRVQVWDIPSHQMLVDLNFASSSVLGIDWRSDGKYLAIGGYLGAKVWSCEDWQQEPYIIDIPSASLAIAWSPDGKYFATGNLDRTITVVESQLLTSGADPNPWIMRGFPGKIRQIAWSDIGNQIGVPILATCSVDGIVVWEKSPDEAVGWEARVLTNHVDIIQAIAFAPKSFLLASAGSDGWLCLWKKAKQISQILTGTESGFSSVAWDNSGKQIAAGCSSGEFMIWSKNTKGQGFAR from the coding sequence ATGACTTCTACCAATTCTCAAACTAAAGATTTTACAGAAAAATTTAGTGGCACTCTTTCGGATTACATCACGGCGATCGCCTGGTCTGGTGATACCTTAGCTTTAGCCTCTGCTGCGGGTGAGGTGGTATTGTGGCAGCAAGGCAATCTGGTGAATTTACAGACATCTGCAAATGGTACATCTGTCGATTGTTTAGCTTTTTCCCATGATGGCAAATTCCTAGCAGTTGGCGGACAGGATGGCAAGGTAAAAATCTGGGAGCATACAGAGTTAATTTATACCTGGGAAAATGCCCCTGCTTGGGTAGATAAGTTAGTTTGGAACCCGAAAAGTCACCAGTTAGCTTTTAGTTTAGGTCGGCGAGTACAAGTTTGGGATATTCCTAGTCACCAGATGCTCGTTGATTTAAATTTTGCTTCCTCTTCCGTTTTAGGTATAGATTGGCGCAGCGATGGTAAATATTTAGCCATTGGTGGTTATTTGGGAGCGAAAGTTTGGAGTTGTGAGGATTGGCAACAGGAACCCTACATTATTGATATACCTTCTGCCAGTTTAGCGATCGCCTGGTCTCCCGATGGTAAGTACTTTGCTACTGGTAACTTAGATCGGACAATCACTGTGGTGGAAAGTCAACTTCTGACTTCCGGAGCAGACCCCAACCCGTGGATTATGCGAGGTTTCCCTGGTAAAATTCGTCAGATAGCTTGGTCTGATATCGGCAATCAAATAGGGGTTCCCATTCTTGCGACTTGCAGTGTGGATGGAATTGTTGTGTGGGAAAAATCTCCCGATGAAGCGGTAGGTTGGGAAGCCAGAGTTTTAACTAACCATGTGGATATTATTCAGGCGATCGCCTTCGCACCCAAAAGCTTTTTACTTGCTTCTGCGGGAAGCGATGGTTGGTTGTGTCTGTGGAAAAAAGCCAAGCAAATTTCCCAAATTCTCACAGGTACAGAATCCGGTTTTTCCTCTGTTGCTTGGGATAACTCCGGTAAACAAATTGCCGCAGGTTGTAGTAGTGGCGAATTTATGATTTGGTCAAAGAATACCAAAGGTCAAGGTTTTGCACGTTAG